The following is a genomic window from Carassius auratus strain Wakin chromosome 15, ASM336829v1, whole genome shotgun sequence.
aaacaccaaaaaaataaaatacagtattgtttGTTCACACATCTGTCAAACACAGGCCTTTTtagcctttaaagttgttcagatatGTGTATACCAAGACATCATTAAGGATGTTTTAAAAGCAACCAAATATGGCATTAAAAAGACTGGACTCAGTGTTCAAACTGTTGCATCATTATCTTGCGACTGACTTCATAGGCTAAAAAGAGAGCTCCATTTGCAGGAAATGTTCGGATCATAGTAGGGGTCAAACCGGAATACAGTGGTGCCACTCCTGCAAACAAGATGGCAGAATATAAACTGTCAGACAATGCAATAGATTTTGTACAAGAGGTTTTATAGCAAAGTgttgatcatgttgataatttaaaaggtcttaaatgaTCAGCTTTGTCTGTTTCAGGCACAGTATGCTTTACTCTAATAAAGTCTACTGTGCCTGAACAATTTTCtgctatatatatgtatgtatgtgtatatatatatatatatatatatatatatatatatatatatatatatatatatatatatataataaaaaatacattttacctaATTATTTAACATGCATGGGCTTACATtcccatttaattatttaattactattaacatttaattttaacattcagATATCAAGTGTATCAGCATAGTACTACATGAGGACACCAAAATGATCaaacaaaatgattaattttGTATTGCAGTGCTCTAAGAAAAAACCTTTTTTTCACGTTTTATTTTATGCAACTCTTTAAACTTACTAACAATATCTGTAAGATTAAAAACTTTGGCTTTCATTTGAAGTATATCATTAACCAAACActacagaaattattattatttaatttatttttttttttttacagagaaatGCTGCATTATTTATAGAGTTTTTTTCTGTTTCGTATGTaaacatatgtaaaaaaataaataaataaataaaaaaatggcgaAAGTAATTCATGAAATCACCACCAGATGGTGAAAATGAACAGATTTGCTTACACCATTAATCACACcttaaaaaagaaatcaataatttatatatatatatatatatattatgaattaagCTTTATGTATTATATACAGGAGGATGGGTCATTTTCAGgagagatatatatattattttcctgtattaattttaaacatgcaatgATCAAGGAACTCAAttgtcaaatgtaaaaatattaattgtttgTCTTTTGAAAGTTGCATTCAAAGTCCTCAGAAACCTGAGGAGGCACATGCCCCTCGGTTTGTATGGGCATTAAGCCTctgattaaaaatgcatttcataatgtatttttcatttgataCTTAAAAGATATTTGcaaaaaattattgttttctcAATATTATTGTCCCCGTGCAGTTTTTGGCGTATCAAAGTATAATGTATTAGCCTAGGTAACAGTAAACTATATTTGAACAATAGGTTGAGTTTCCTGTGTTGAGAATTTATCAATCACCAAGACGGataaaatattacatacagtGTTGCACAGGTTTTGAAACAAAGTTAAATCCTGAAATCTCACCCTCATTTCGTAAAATCCCCATAAGAGTCTTGAGGAAGCCTTCCTGTTTCCCTGCTAAAGACAGAACCTGGATGCGAGACTTCACACAGTCTATGGGGTACACAACCAACCACAGACAGGCACCGCCAAAACCACCACTGAACATCAAGGGCACAACACCTGTCAGAAACATGGATACAGAGGGGAATTTCCTGTTGGAAGAATCATCCAAGCTGTTCTGTACCACAGAAGAATGAAGTTAATGAAAAAGCAGCTTGGAAATTcgtcaaaaaacataatttgcaatGACATTAATATATTGTGCCAGAATTTAGGTTTTTAAGTGGCCTTCTCATGGACTGACCTATGTGCTCTTTGTCTCTTCCCATGTGTTGGGCAAACATTGAGCGGCTGAGTTCATATCCTCCAAAGAAACAGAAGTATCCAGGTATCTCACGGACTATAGTGGTGGTGAGACCCTGATAGAAACCCAGAGGTCCGTTTGTCCGTAACACATTTTTCACAACAGACCACACCGTGCTGAAAGAGACAAAGGAATTTCAGCAAGATCCAAACTACTGGAGGATTATGATTTCACACCGAACTCGTCCGAGTTCAATGGCATTATAGGCACTCTGAACTTAGGAACTGTAGATGGCTTCATCCAACATTAGCTCAGTTGAACttgcccaaaaatgaatattctgtcataatttacacaCATTCATATAATTCCTCAACTGTATATGGAACAACAAACATctaactaaataaaaagtttgagaaaggTTTCAGTGGGCTATTTTGTCTTCTGAATCCCACAGGaaaaaatgcaaacacatttGGTAAccacatgagggtaagtaaatgatgacgggTAAAAACAGGTATTCAGGGAATTCTCAAGGCCTGTCAAAACCTGTGCATAAAAAAATGCTGGCATGAGAAAAATAAGTCTAATTTAAAAAGcaatttgatcttttatttttttaattatgacatTATTTCAATTGTCTTGTTTATGTTACACAAATCAAAATGTGgtgctttaattatatatatatatatatatatatatatatatatatatatatatatatatatatatatatatatataacaaatataacttgaataacaaatatatatatataaaaaaacaaaaaaacataaccaTACCTTTTCTGTCCACTGGCGATCTTGCCGGATGCCTCCATTTCATGCATGGCCTGCAGCCGACATTTAACCAGTTCAGTGGGGCATAAAGCCAAAGAGGAGAAGATAGAAGCAACAGAGCCTGAGCAGGCCTTCTGAACATCACTGAAACACACAATACATCTAATaatcacacacactgctgaacttcaggagagtgcacactGACACTGTTATTATAGTTCATGTATCATTTCACAATCAAATGTGATATGAATCACTGCATATGAATCAAGATATAACACCATTTCTGAGTCAATAGTAacaccaaacaaaaaacattactacatttttacattttctgggaatttttttttcatttaacactGATTTGTAAAATTAAGAGGATTAATAACTTAATTATGACCATTATAAATTAGTGGTCACacttttttcacacatttttgttCACAATAGAAGTACAGGAATTAAGTTCTTCAACAGAAATCAAAGTGGACATGACAGTATCCCCCTCACCAAACACCTGGAAGAGCCAGAGGAATGGAAATCCACAGTGGAGATTTAGGGATCGGTGACCATGAAAGAGCCGGGGAATTGGAAGCCCAAGGTGGAGGTGTCTGGGCCTGAGGGTTGGGTCTTTTCAGATTCCACAACTCAAAGACTGTGGTGGATCAGGAGACTGTGATTGTACTGGTGGAGCTAGCTGAGAAGAGCCGGAGAAGAAAGAGGACCATGGCAGAGTCAAAGAAGGATGACCAGTGGCCCAGGACAAAACCATCAAGGCTATGATGCAGGGCAGTGGAAAAAGAAGGgtcataaaattaataaaaatggacAGAACCGGTGAGTCAATAGAGCTGGGTGGGGCCAGCAGAGGAGGAAGTGCTTTAGGGGTGGGACTTAAACCCAGTAGGTCAATAAGCTCTGGCTCCTGGATAGATTGGGTGGCAGGTGCTGGCTCTGGGATGGACTGGGTGAAAGGCGCTGGCTCTAGAAACAGACTAAACTGAGGGCCCATGGTGGCCGTGGCCACAGGCTAGGGTCTGTGTAGGGCATGGTGTTGTCCTGGGGTCCATGGCAGGTGCGATTAATGGCTGGGAGGGGCTCAGGGAGAAAATCCAGTGTCTGGGGAGCCAGTGATTGTGATCCTCATCCACCTCATCAACAGTGAATGGAGATTCGTTTAACTGTTGAGACAAGgatttaaaggcacaatatgtaattttttgccACTAAAGAGCgcgtattcaaaataaacaaaggtATAGTTTGATGACGCTGtgactgagtgtggaatcatgggagttgtcaTCCCCACACCCGATACAATCCAACGGGACTCCTAAATCATATTCATGGATGAGCTAACGATTTATTAATGTAGTAGCGTTGTAGAAGCAGGGTGAGGCTGAAAGCCGTCGAAGTGAAACGAGGACGCTGAATGAGTGCGACACAAGGCTCGAAAGCAGCagagcttttattatgccacagtTGACCGCCTCCGCTCCTTCCAGTCGTGTGTATGCAGGTGGAAAAAGCTGTTTTAGATACTAGAtacatttgaaagttctgttataatACTACTCTGTGCGGTCGTCATTGgtctattaaaatgcacaaaatattgaAGTGTAtttggtgtttccatgttttctgCAAAACAAAGCCAGAAATCGAGGCATTATGACGTCACTGACAGGTGACACAATGACACTATGGACACAGTCTGTGTCcctagttaaaattgcttatgAGTCTCgatttaaacattctttgaaacatttgcgatactgtaagtacacaagttagcaaaatatataacactgaaatatcttacatattgtgcctttaagtgCAGCTCTTTCTTTAAACAAGAAGGCAATTCAGGATGAGGAATAATCCAAAAGGTACACATCAGTGAAACAGCTTTGCAATAACACAAAGACAATGATTCACAATCACTTaggggtataaatacacaggatAACTCAAAAGGACATGAGAAGGTCATCAGAAACAATAGGAACAAACTTCAGTTCTCTGAACAGAAACCAAAACAGTCATGACCGACAAAaagttaacatatttttttaaataccttttaTAAAATATCATGGTTCATAAATATCCCATGGTGAATGCCATGCTAGCTTTTTTAAAGTACCATAGTATTGCCATTTGATCTCATTATTGGGCTacattaatattatgttttacaCAGTATTTTAAGATGTGACATGAAAGAAACTGTAACCCTTGTATTGACTATAAACATCTAATGTTTACCCAATAAAAAAAGGTGCTCTGAACACGCAGGCCGTGGGTCACATGACATAGCATCTGTCCTCGGGGATTGAATTGCATCATGCATATTGAGTGGACTAGTGAAACATAAGCACATCGGAATTACACACcaaatacagtacataatattAACAGCCCATGTGTTTAAAGAGCATGATTCTGTGTCATACTGTATCTTTACAGTTTATCCAGCATGTGGACAAGCACTAAGAAATAAGGACCAAAATGTTTTTAGGATATGGTATTGtgttaatataattttgttttccaTTAATGTTAATGTACAATCATATCCCATGTAAATACAATGTTACATGAAAATGCTACTCAGTAATAGATGAGTCTCTTTAATGCCAAAACCTTTGTTCATGGTTTTGGAGTGTTTCTGTGGTCAGTTTTGTCTGTTCATCTAGCAGATCATTTGTGGGGTCAGGCTTTGATGTTGGATGAGAAGGCTGTCTAGCAATCTCTGTTCCAGTTCATTCCAAACATATTCAATGGGGTTGAGGTCAGGGTTTTACACTGAACTCATCTGACCATGACTTAATGGGCCTTACTTTGTGCACTGGGGCACAATCATGCTGTAAGAGAAAAGGGCCCTCCCCCAGCTATTCCCACAAATTTGAAAACACAGCATTCTCCAAAATGTCTTAGTAGAGTAAGGCATTAAGGTTACACTTGAAGTAAGGAGCCTAGCCCAAAAAAACAGTCACATACCACTCTCCATCCTTAATCAAACTTTCCAGTTGGCACAATGCAATCAGGTGACATTCTCCTGAATCCGGCAAACAGAGAAGCGTTATTGTCACAGAACATGTTTCCACTGCTCCCGAATCCAGTGGTAGCGTGTTACTCCAGGTGATGAGGCTTGCATGTAGCTGTTTGGCCATAGAGACTCAATCCATGAAAGCTCCCGCTGCACAGCCTGTGTGCTGATATTAATGCCAGTGGAGATTTGGACCTCTTCAGCTATGGAATCAGTAGAGCATTGCTGACCTTTATGCACCATTTGCCTCAGCACTCGGTAAACCCTGCTCTGTGACTTTACATGGTCTTCCGCTTCATGGCTAAGTTTCTGCTGTTCCTCTACACTTCCACTTTTAAAAAGTGGCATCCAATTCATACTattcttcagaatttttttttttcgcacaAGTTTGTTAATGCAGACTGTGTCTAGGTGCACACCAGTGGCAATGTGTTTTGAAACACTTTAATTCAATAGCTAATTACAAGGTGTGTCCCAATTATTTTGTCCAtatagtgtatatacagtataccacagttattatatttatatataatttatttgttatttgataaggcaacataacattttcaatttGTACATTTTACTTATAATTTGGGGGCCTTTGAGTCCCAAAGGCTTAGCTGCTCTATACTTATGATGCTGTCTTCTTGGTAATTCATTTTTATGATAGATTTTCATAGTTTTTGTGCTTTCGAGTTTAATGTTCAATAGGACAATCGTATGTCTTATTTGTAGCACGTTACTGTAATGGTACCTCACCTGAGTTCTGCGGATTGGTCCAGTCCTGAGACAAAGCGGACAACATTCTGGCAGAAGCCGTAGCTCATGAAGAGCACAGCGTTTTCAGCAATGTTGGCAATGAGGGCAGGTGTGGTGCCCTGATAGAGCCCTCGCAGTCCAACCTGTTTATAGACTGAGACAAAGCAGTGGACAAAGCCTCTGTACAAGCTGGGGAAAGTCTGCATCTTCACCTTGGCTGTATCAAAGGGCTGCCCACTTAGCACACATGCAATCCCACCTTAAAAAGACAGAAGAGAGGAAACAGTGCCGAAAATGcctgtatgtttttaaataaccAATCTTTCTTGTTTCTTACTGTAACAAAATTCCCATCATAATGCAAAATGTGTGCAAATCAGGCAGGTGGAAAATAGAGTACATGGTGTTTAACCCCCCATATATTACAGTAGTTAACGTAGACAAAGGAAATTAATAATAGTCTGTAAAAGTCTGTTACCACATGCTCCAGCTGACAGATCAATAATGGCCTGAGTGACAGGATGTGGAGCCATAGTTAACTTCTTCAATATTGCATCACTTCCTGTAAAATAGAGGACAACAGATTTTACTCAGATTCACCCAGATTAAGAAGTACTGTCCTGATCACATCAAAAAATGcgtatcacaaaaaaaaaaaaaaaaaaaaaaaaagtccacagaACATAAGTTTAGTCTGTAAGTAAGAACATGGTATTATTTATATCTGAAGTGTGAGCTCTTTATTTATAGCCTTAATCTTTAAATCAGATTTAGAGGGAATCCCCCATGAGGGTTAAAGAGACCCACTGAGCCCAACACTGACCGACTTAACCACCTCATGTGCCAACATTCACATGCCAAGAACAGAATGTCTTAGTAACTTTAAACTCATCTACTGCAATGTCATATGTTCTTCATGACCGCAGAGAGCAGGTATTCTCACACTCACCGTCCCTCCTTATGGATAACTGACTGCCTTCAGACTATATCCAATAATGTGCTTGGTTGAATAGCCTCGTTACAACCCGTCCTGTGTAAGAAGTACTCCTTAATACTGGCGAAAAACACACCTGAAGTACTAACACTCGCACTTCCTCGATCAGCTCCACAGGTGTGTACATGCCACACACGCAGGACACGGGTGTGTAAGGCTCGTCATGTGGGGTCTTCCTGGAACCATGTGCATTGGTAATAAGAGAAGGCGGTCGTGTTGCTGTCATATCCTGCAGAAGTTGTTGACTCAACATAAGGATTGACACACAAGGTCACTTCATCAAACGCGATATTCGAGCATAACAAATACCAGGGACACTTATGTATTTTAAGCACTAGATGGCAGAATAGCCTAGAGTATAGTAACAGTTATCTAAGCATCCAAAAGATGTACAGATAAGATATATATCTTATCTTTACTTATCATTTACTTTACTTATCATTACTTCAGACtaatgtgccctctagaagcttgcgttctgcaagtgaatgtcgctttattgtgccatcccaaagatgcacaaaatcgctttcacagacttataattaaatgttatctcctggtggaatgacctcaaTCCGAGTCCTGAGCAATCTTCaagaaaagctaaaaaaaaaaaatctgttccatctttatttgatcctTTAATTTTAGCACTAATTATATTCCTAAAAAAGGAccgataataataaataaaataattcgtTATAACCGCTGTGGTCAACGAAAACACCTTGGTTGGAAAGTTAAGCGTCGATGCTGTTTCTAtttctctctatctatctctctctctttctctctctctctttcagtttaGTACCATTTTGTAACAACATAATTAAACAAACAGAACTATGTGCGTATGTGTATGAACAAGCAATACAATGAAGCTAGAAGCCATTCGGTCAAAATAGAGATGGTTTTCATAACATCCAAACTCCGTGAAAGTTTGTTTACTAGTTTTTAAAGGACAAAAAACGCTGCTTGTTTCGCTTTCAAACGCGCGCCTGTTATTGGCTCTCGGCACTTGTCAATCATGTAATTGGGCGGAGTCAGGTGACATATGATAGTGAGTTCCAGTAAGCGCACTTACAGTTTTGGTATACAGACATTGAACAAGCTACAGCAACAGGACTATCGCATATTACTGGACTGGACTGGATTACTAaactttaaaacaacacaaatctgATGCCGCTCTAGCCACGTTTTGACGCTTCCAATGTAACCAAGTCAGTTTAAAGTAACTGCATTTTCTTTCCGTTTGTTCTTTCGCGTTTCgcgtcatattttattttgactgtCATATGTGACATTTTAAGACACAAACAGTATTGCTGGTACCATGGCTGAAGCAGCCCAAAACCAGATGGTCGACATCGACCCGGACTTCGAGCCGCTCTCCAGACCCCGCTCCTGTACTTGGCCGCTGCCGCGTCCGGAGTTCCCCAACCCCGCCGCCGCCGACTCCAACACATCGTCCCCGGCTCCGTCCGTCAAGCAGGAGCCCTCCAGCAACACGGACTTTATCAACAACCTCAGTTTGCTGGAAGAGAATGAGGACTACCCTGATCAGAAGCCCCTCATGCTGTGCGGCGATTTTCAGTGCCAGGAGAACTGCATCCACCAGCAACAAATCCCGAGCCACCAGCAACAGGTGCCTGTGCTCTCCTCTCCGGTGGCAGCCGCCGCCGCAGCCGCGGCAGCCGCTCAGCGCAAGAGCAGCTCGTCCAGACGCAACGCCTGGGGAAATATGTCATACGCGGACCTGATTACCAAAGCCATCGAGAGCACCCCCGAAAAACGGCTCACCTTGTCTCAGATCTACGACTGGATGGTGAAAAGCGTCCCTTACTTTAAGGACAAGGGGGATAGTAACAGCTCCGCTGGTTGGAAGGtatgttttcagttttgttcTGTACTCGTGCGTCAGTCGGTTGCACCTCGTGTTTTTTGGGGTTTTTCGCCAAACAGTTCAACTTCTATAAACGCGTCTTGGTTACCATGGTTCCCCCTCAGATGCGCTCCCATCCAGCtgttatgaaaacaaaaacatatgaaCGCCCCCTCGTCATGCGAACTTTTGGGTTTTGCTTAGTTGGTATAGATTCTTGTTGTCCCGCGTGACCCAATTACTTAGTTTAGGGGCTGATTATTATGCATCCTTCACTTATTGTTTTAGGATTGTCATGGGATTGTCAATAGTCTGCATTCATTGTCGTGTAGGACCGATGATTGCCTCTCGTTACACGCAGGCCATGGGAAGGTGGTGCACTGCAGTCAATAGTTCAAGTGCTGACCCATGTCACATGACAGTTCCCGAGTAACAAGTGTTTTATAGGTGCCTGCTGACAGCAAAGACTTATAGGACCTTTCCACATTTCAAGGTGGAACCTGTTGGAGTTGAAGTTAGGACAAGACAAAAACCTGGAAAACCAGACCATTATGGGGTAAAAGACAGTTTGTCTATTGTCAATAATGTAGTGAAGCCTGAAGCACAGCTCAGGCAGATATCACTTTTATACCAAGCGCACAGTGAATTCATATGACTAGCATATGACACTGTATTTCACCTGCAACATTTGCAtaacaatggtaaatgtgaccacagCTTGAGGTCAGGACTAAAACAAGAAACCCTAAACCAATACAAGACCTTCAAGGCCCAGATACAGACTTAGACTAGCACTGAGAAAAGGCTGCATTCATCCAACAAACCTCATCAAAATTCATAACATTTTAGCTATTTTTGGCAAATTGATGgctattattaattttatgaaaCCTCAGTAGTACTTTTTCATACAATCTGCCCACTTATGGTTAAAttcaggtttcttttttttttttttttttactacattttctTACAAATCacattgtacaaattcatacaaaatcatCACCTCATaactaaaatagttattttttcaaCGGACCCGGATGAATTTATCGCATCCTCCCTAATCAAGAGAATCAGGTTTTcaccttattttcatttttccaaAAAGAGAAATTCCGTTATAGGAAACAAATGTTATActaattgatttaattaactgaataagcataataataataataataataaaaaaaacgtttataTGGGTTAAATAAAGTTTTGAGGTCATGAAAGACACCACACAGACTAGAGGTTGAGGTTTTTTGTATATTCAAAGAAGAGTTCAACATAAGTGTGACCCAGATCCATAAGACTGAGCTTTGGTCATGTTTATGTGTCATGAAGATCAAGACGTCAAACACTAGCACAAGATAAAGCAGTTCTGGTGACACGTTGTTGTACCACCGGTATGCCTGAACCACCCTGGCAACCGGAGAAACAGGAAAACAGTGATTTTATATCCATGGAAACCTCACTAAGTGGATCTAAAGTTGTGTTGTTAGGTGTAGTGCATCATCACACCGCACGCTATTAATATCCGCGGGATTAACTGTCAATACCCTTCTGATGTTTGCCAAGTATGCAAGCATGGCAGTTTACACATGTAAGGAAAGATCCGCTCCACCCTCTGATttattgtgtgtctgtgtgccagCATTCCACAATTGTTATGCTTTTGTGCGTCCGTTGGAGAGCCGTATACGAACTGATGACTGAATGCATTTGGAAACGGGTGCATTTAACCTCTCTTACCTCTGATGACACATAATTCTTAGTAGCACGGGCAGCTCTCAGCGCCTTTCCCACTCTTATCGGAAGCAC
Proteins encoded in this region:
- the slc25a15a gene encoding solute carrier family 25 member 15a, with amino-acid sequence MAPHPVTQAIIDLSAGACGGIACVLSGQPFDTAKVKMQTFPSLYRGFVHCFVSVYKQVGLRGLYQGTTPALIANIAENAVLFMSYGFCQNVVRFVSGLDQSAELSDVQKACSGSVASIFSSLALCPTELVKCRLQAMHEMEASGKIASGQKSTVWSVVKNVLRTNGPLGFYQGLTTTIVREIPGYFCFFGGYELSRSMFAQHMGRDKEHIGVVPLMFSGGFGGACLWLVVYPIDCVKSRIQVLSLAGKQEGFLKTLMGILRNEGVAPLYSGLTPTMIRTFPANGALFLAYEVSRKIMMQQFEH